The following are from one region of the Salvia splendens isolate huo1 chromosome 2, SspV2, whole genome shotgun sequence genome:
- the LOC121792494 gene encoding SKP1-like protein 21 isoform X1, giving the protein MTEADSEIIKPEMLKAYVWLQTSDGSIQLVEQEVAMYCPFICQEIHAGMGSSKNYPISLPSRVNPSMLSLILDYCRFHQVPGRSNKERKSFDEKFVRMDTKRLCELTSAADSLQLKPLVDLTSRALARVIEGKTPEEIREIFHLPDDLTEEEKLEPIKNTIDDPRIRLLNRLYARKRKELKERERLKNVETEEDHGDERSVDDLLSFINGGGEDSKGTRASKSKKKSRKRKDLKTAYSNCTSTSNNTSSSNHDVDVNKKETNELHSESGNPSLHNKLLNDVCNATKLLDLEDDGLAAEDEFDGIDPALKEKLDREVEDFARRLNSDWPEIMQEVLSRGQERRPLPLTVNGNGSLRRYTSRLGSAPQLIPRKHL; this is encoded by the exons ATGACAGAAGCTGATAGTGAAATAATAAAACCGGAG ATGCTAAAGGCATATGTTTGGCTTCAAACTTCGGATGGTTCTATCCAGCTAGTAGAGCAAGAAGTTGCTATGTATTGCCCATTTATATGTCAAGAAATACATGCTGGCATGGGATCTTCCAAGAATTATCCCATCTCTCTTCCTTCACGTGTCAATCCTTCCATGCTGAGCTTGATACTTGATTACTGCCGATTCCATCAAGTACCAGGACGTTCCAACAAG GAGAGGAAGTCATTTGATGAGAAGTTTGTTCGAATGGATACCAAAAGGCTTTGTGAACTGACATCTGCTGCTGACAGCCTGCAGCTGAAGCCATTGGTTGATCTCACTAGTAGGGCTCTTGCACGGGTAATTGAAGGAAAGACTCCAGAAGAGATCCGAGAGATATTTCATCTCCCTGATGATCTTACAGAG GAGGAAAAGTTGGAACCTATCAAAAACACCATTGATGATCCTAGGATTCGGCTTTTGAATAGATTGTATGCTAGGAAGAGGAAAGAAttaaaagaaagagagaggttGAAG AATGTTGAGACTGAAGAGGATCACGGGGACGAGCGTTCAGTCGATGACTTGTTATCTTTTATTAATGGAGGCGGTGAAG ACTCTAAGGGAACTAGAGCTTCTAAGAGTAAAAAGAAGAGCCGTAAAAGGAAAGATCTCAAGACTGCTTATTCAAACTGCACAAGTACTTCAAACAATACCTCTTCTTCAAATCACGATGTAGATGTGAACAAGAAG GAAACAAATGAGCTTCATTCTGAGTCTGGTAATCCTTCATTACATAACAAGCTTCTTAATGATGTTTGTAATGCAACTAAGCTGCTCGACCTTGAAGATGACGGATTAGCAGCTGAAGATGAGTTTGATGGGATTGATCCTGCACTAAAAGAAAAACTTGACAG GGAAGTAGAAGACTTCGCGAGAAGGTTAAATTCAGATTGGCCAGAAATAATGCAAGAGGTTCTTTCTCGAGGTCAGGAGAGAAGACCTTTACCGTTAACAGTCAATGGGAATGGTTCCTTGAGGAGATATACAAGTAG GCTCGGATCAGCGCCACAATTGATACCCCGGAAACACCTATGA
- the LOC121792494 gene encoding SKP1-like protein 21 isoform X3 — protein MTEADSEIIKPEMLKAYVWLQTSDGSIQLVEQEVAMYCPFICQEIHAGMGSSKNYPISLPSRVNPSMLSLILDYCRFHQVPGRSNKERKSFDEKFVRMDTKRLCELTSAADSLQLKPLVDLTSRALARVIEGKTPEEIREIFHLPDDLTEEEKLEPIKNTIDDPRIRLLNRLYARKRKELKERERLKNVETEEDHGDERSVDDLLSFINGGGEDSKGTRASKSKKKSRKRKDLKTAYSNCTSTSNNTSSSNHDVDVNKKETNELHSESDDGLAAEDEFDGIDPALKEKLDREVEDFARRLNSDWPEIMQEVLSRGQERRPLPLTVNGNGSLRRYTSRLGSAPQLIPRKHL, from the exons ATGACAGAAGCTGATAGTGAAATAATAAAACCGGAG ATGCTAAAGGCATATGTTTGGCTTCAAACTTCGGATGGTTCTATCCAGCTAGTAGAGCAAGAAGTTGCTATGTATTGCCCATTTATATGTCAAGAAATACATGCTGGCATGGGATCTTCCAAGAATTATCCCATCTCTCTTCCTTCACGTGTCAATCCTTCCATGCTGAGCTTGATACTTGATTACTGCCGATTCCATCAAGTACCAGGACGTTCCAACAAG GAGAGGAAGTCATTTGATGAGAAGTTTGTTCGAATGGATACCAAAAGGCTTTGTGAACTGACATCTGCTGCTGACAGCCTGCAGCTGAAGCCATTGGTTGATCTCACTAGTAGGGCTCTTGCACGGGTAATTGAAGGAAAGACTCCAGAAGAGATCCGAGAGATATTTCATCTCCCTGATGATCTTACAGAG GAGGAAAAGTTGGAACCTATCAAAAACACCATTGATGATCCTAGGATTCGGCTTTTGAATAGATTGTATGCTAGGAAGAGGAAAGAAttaaaagaaagagagaggttGAAG AATGTTGAGACTGAAGAGGATCACGGGGACGAGCGTTCAGTCGATGACTTGTTATCTTTTATTAATGGAGGCGGTGAAG ACTCTAAGGGAACTAGAGCTTCTAAGAGTAAAAAGAAGAGCCGTAAAAGGAAAGATCTCAAGACTGCTTATTCAAACTGCACAAGTACTTCAAACAATACCTCTTCTTCAAATCACGATGTAGATGTGAACAAGAAG GAAACAAATGAGCTTCATTCTGAGTCTG ATGACGGATTAGCAGCTGAAGATGAGTTTGATGGGATTGATCCTGCACTAAAAGAAAAACTTGACAG GGAAGTAGAAGACTTCGCGAGAAGGTTAAATTCAGATTGGCCAGAAATAATGCAAGAGGTTCTTTCTCGAGGTCAGGAGAGAAGACCTTTACCGTTAACAGTCAATGGGAATGGTTCCTTGAGGAGATATACAAGTAG GCTCGGATCAGCGCCACAATTGATACCCCGGAAACACCTATGA
- the LOC121792494 gene encoding SKP1-like protein 21 isoform X2, with product MTEADSEIIKPEMLKAYVWLQTSDGSIQLVEQEVAMYCPFICQEIHAGMGSSKNYPISLPSRVNPSMLSLILDYCRFHQVPGRSNKERKSFDEKFVRMDTKRLCELTSAADSLQLKPLVDLTSRALARVIEGKTPEEIREIFHLPDDLTEEEKLEPIKNTIDDPRIRLLNRLYARKRKELKERERLKNVETEEDHGDERSVDDLLSFINGGGEDSKGTRASKSKKKSRKRKDLKTAYSNCTSTSNNTSSSNHDVDVNKKETNELHSESGNPSLHNKLLNDVCNATKLLDLEDDGLAAEDEFDGIDPALKEKLDREVEDFARRLNSDWPEIMQEVLSRGQERRPLPLTVNGNGSLRRYTSSDQRHN from the exons ATGACAGAAGCTGATAGTGAAATAATAAAACCGGAG ATGCTAAAGGCATATGTTTGGCTTCAAACTTCGGATGGTTCTATCCAGCTAGTAGAGCAAGAAGTTGCTATGTATTGCCCATTTATATGTCAAGAAATACATGCTGGCATGGGATCTTCCAAGAATTATCCCATCTCTCTTCCTTCACGTGTCAATCCTTCCATGCTGAGCTTGATACTTGATTACTGCCGATTCCATCAAGTACCAGGACGTTCCAACAAG GAGAGGAAGTCATTTGATGAGAAGTTTGTTCGAATGGATACCAAAAGGCTTTGTGAACTGACATCTGCTGCTGACAGCCTGCAGCTGAAGCCATTGGTTGATCTCACTAGTAGGGCTCTTGCACGGGTAATTGAAGGAAAGACTCCAGAAGAGATCCGAGAGATATTTCATCTCCCTGATGATCTTACAGAG GAGGAAAAGTTGGAACCTATCAAAAACACCATTGATGATCCTAGGATTCGGCTTTTGAATAGATTGTATGCTAGGAAGAGGAAAGAAttaaaagaaagagagaggttGAAG AATGTTGAGACTGAAGAGGATCACGGGGACGAGCGTTCAGTCGATGACTTGTTATCTTTTATTAATGGAGGCGGTGAAG ACTCTAAGGGAACTAGAGCTTCTAAGAGTAAAAAGAAGAGCCGTAAAAGGAAAGATCTCAAGACTGCTTATTCAAACTGCACAAGTACTTCAAACAATACCTCTTCTTCAAATCACGATGTAGATGTGAACAAGAAG GAAACAAATGAGCTTCATTCTGAGTCTGGTAATCCTTCATTACATAACAAGCTTCTTAATGATGTTTGTAATGCAACTAAGCTGCTCGACCTTGAAGATGACGGATTAGCAGCTGAAGATGAGTTTGATGGGATTGATCCTGCACTAAAAGAAAAACTTGACAG GGAAGTAGAAGACTTCGCGAGAAGGTTAAATTCAGATTGGCCAGAAATAATGCAAGAGGTTCTTTCTCGAGGTCAGGAGAGAAGACCTTTACCGTTAACAGTCAATGGGAATGGTTCCTTGAGGAGATATACAA GCTCGGATCAGCGCCACAATTGA